Proteins from a single region of Candidatus Palauibacter australiensis:
- a CDS encoding NAD(P)/FAD-dependent oxidoreductase: MEKDTVDITIIGGGPTGLYGSFYAGMRGVSARIIDVLPELGGQLTALYPEKDVFDVAGFPRVLAKDLARELVTQGLQFDAEVCLEERVLELNPGNGCFDLRTDKGPRPTRTVVIAGGKGAFKSRTLRVPGWDEFLNRGLATIVKDPEVFRGKRVLLVGGGDSAFDWSWALRNIAGELTHIHRTDRYRAHESTVAQVEGAHERGELRLRTFYTVTEIHGGERVEAATVRHTKTKETERIEVDDIIALIGFVPNIGPIAEWGLELQKRCIVVDSRMRTNIPGVYAAGDIATYDGKLELISTGFGEAAVAVNNAVHHIDPTAKVNPGHSTDYKVFK; this comes from the coding sequence GTGGAAAAAGACACAGTCGACATTACGATCATCGGCGGCGGTCCGACCGGCCTGTACGGGTCGTTCTACGCCGGCATGCGCGGCGTCTCGGCGCGCATCATCGATGTCCTTCCCGAACTCGGGGGTCAGCTGACGGCGCTGTACCCCGAGAAGGATGTCTTTGACGTGGCCGGTTTCCCCCGTGTGCTCGCCAAGGATCTGGCGCGGGAACTCGTCACGCAGGGCCTGCAGTTCGACGCAGAGGTCTGCCTCGAGGAGCGCGTCCTCGAACTCAATCCGGGGAACGGCTGCTTCGATCTTCGCACGGACAAGGGTCCGCGGCCCACGCGCACCGTCGTCATTGCGGGCGGCAAGGGCGCCTTCAAGAGCCGGACGCTGCGCGTGCCGGGGTGGGATGAGTTCCTGAACCGGGGCCTCGCGACGATCGTGAAGGACCCCGAGGTGTTCCGCGGGAAACGCGTCCTCCTCGTCGGCGGGGGAGACTCCGCCTTCGACTGGAGTTGGGCGCTGAGGAACATCGCCGGCGAACTCACGCATATCCATCGGACGGACCGCTATCGGGCTCACGAGAGCACGGTCGCCCAGGTCGAAGGGGCGCATGAACGGGGCGAACTGCGGCTCCGGACCTTCTACACGGTGACGGAAATTCACGGCGGCGAGCGGGTGGAGGCCGCGACGGTCCGACACACGAAGACGAAGGAAACGGAGCGCATCGAGGTGGACGATATCATCGCTCTGATCGGCTTCGTTCCGAACATCGGGCCGATCGCCGAGTGGGGGCTCGAGCTGCAGAAGAGGTGCATCGTCGTGGATTCGCGCATGCGCACGAACATCCCCGGCGTCTATGCGGCAGGCGACATCGCCACCTACGACGGGAAGCTGGAATTGATCTCCACCGGTTTCGGCGAGGCCGCGGTCGCCGTGAACAACGCAGTCCACCACATCGACCCGACCGCGAAGGTGAACCCGGGCCACTCGACCGACTACAAGGTCTTCAAGTAG
- a CDS encoding zinc ribbon domain-containing protein: MPIYEYRCRECSHEFELLVRGPMTPACAACGSEELDRLISLPRVHSDARKERSLAAAKKRDAKLGSERTRAQREYELSHND, from the coding sequence ATGCCGATATACGAGTACCGGTGCCGCGAGTGCTCACACGAGTTCGAACTCCTCGTGCGGGGCCCCATGACGCCCGCGTGCGCTGCGTGCGGGAGTGAGGAGCTGGATCGACTCATCTCCCTTCCACGCGTCCACTCCGACGCCCGCAAGGAACGGTCGCTCGCCGCGGCGAAGAAGCGCGACGCGAAGCTCGGGAGCGAACGCACGCGAGCGCAACGGGAGTACGAACTGAGCCACAACGACTGA
- a CDS encoding single-stranded DNA-binding protein, protein MSRTVNRVILVGNAGSDPDVRETASGTAVAHLSLATNRVFRKNGETQRRTDWHRLTFWRRQAETVGEYVHKGSRLYVEGHLEYGSFERDGIAIPTVDVVVEDMVMLDPRPDSGDLAADSAELPQ, encoded by the coding sequence ATGTCGAGAACGGTGAACCGGGTCATCCTCGTCGGAAACGCGGGTAGCGACCCCGATGTGCGGGAGACCGCCTCCGGCACCGCCGTCGCTCACCTGTCGCTCGCGACCAACCGCGTGTTCCGCAAGAACGGGGAGACCCAGCGCCGTACCGATTGGCACCGGCTCACATTCTGGCGCCGTCAGGCGGAGACCGTCGGCGAGTACGTGCACAAGGGTTCGCGCCTCTACGTCGAGGGCCACCTCGAGTACGGATCGTTCGAGCGCGATGGCATCGCGATCCCCACCGTGGACGTGGTCGTGGAGGACATGGTGATGCTGGATCCGCGGCCGGACAGCGGCGACCTCGCAGCCGACAGCGCCGAGCTTCCGCAGTAG
- a CDS encoding CDP-alcohol phosphatidyltransferase family protein gives MHRAAFGEPSATLAGALETRPRKVHLPVRGAGPSTRSKRRNPIQTHDPGFLTLSNLLSLSRIPLGLAFIVVSDPRMMAVLVATAGATDVLDGFIARVSGTRSQVGLLLDPLCDKLFVLLALSGFLAAGGLDGVSFLILILRDLYTAGCYLLARLVSIIIPFKPRWPGKIATGLQFLTLLALIFNPRYVPALVLLVGVTSAWAIIDYGTHCLRRKWKSAA, from the coding sequence GTGCATCGCGCGGCATTCGGCGAACCCTCGGCGACGCTCGCCGGGGCACTGGAGACCCGCCCCAGGAAGGTGCATCTTCCCGTACGTGGGGCGGGTCCGTCGACCAGGTCGAAGCGGAGGAATCCGATACAGACACACGATCCGGGGTTTCTTACCCTGTCCAATCTCCTGTCCCTGAGCCGCATACCGCTCGGCCTCGCCTTCATCGTGGTCTCGGACCCCCGCATGATGGCCGTGCTCGTGGCCACGGCCGGCGCAACGGACGTCCTCGATGGATTCATCGCCCGGGTAAGCGGGACGCGCTCCCAGGTCGGACTCCTGCTCGACCCGCTGTGCGACAAGCTCTTCGTCCTGCTCGCGCTCTCCGGCTTCCTGGCGGCGGGCGGCCTCGACGGGGTTTCGTTCCTGATCCTGATCCTCCGCGACCTCTACACGGCCGGGTGCTATCTCCTGGCCCGGCTCGTCTCCATCATCATCCCCTTCAAGCCCCGGTGGCCGGGGAAAATCGCCACGGGGCTGCAGTTCCTCACGCTCCTCGCCCTCATTTTCAACCCTCGGTATGTTCCCGCACTCGTGTTGCTCGTCGGCGTAACGTCGGCCTGGGCGATCATCGATTACGGAACGCATTGCCTCCGGCGGAAATGGAAGAGCGCGGCCTGA
- a CDS encoding AAA family ATPase, translating into MRFESVTAHRFGPFRDETLELAPGMNVVFGRNEAGKSSWHAALYAGLCGMRRGKGAMRKEEKRFAERHKPWDGDEWEIGAVVALEDGRRVELRHDLAGRIESSAEDTSVAGRDYSHEILFDGAPDGSRWLGLNRRSFLATACVRQADILKVRDDPESLQEDMQRAAATAGVDQTAAAALQRLEDVLRERVGSTRAPTKPLMTTARGVSEAREALEAAREAHRDFQERRAEVETLERAATKARRRVEAAEAALVSVEAEALAERLREARTLHEKFPDGAPHPIPEGGGLTRAVTEALTTWRNLPAPVELTGPSAREIEETVEGADAELAAARAVVAEASAAEAEARLAGARALQALFPDGGPRVSPEEDARLGEIRDALRAWESLPPAEAPAGRSVEELEEELASLDERRRTPPMERPAARPAMWLASSAVVAAGGLILALLAPDSRSAGLILFAVGAGGVLSHRFARTRTDRSEIALALDVRHDSLRRELASAHAERKRYEDGRRHRREAIGRMRELADPESAAAAEPETLADALRRQAESRQAGREKAARLGAQWDELQGLLGGSSLDALVAETDRLRDAAVALVADAAETALADARARGITRAELGELERRTAERRRAWSDERARRLAAETRDAQRSERAAEAADKLRGAGARVGVTAEDPGDLAAALEEWRAGRERVLEEAGERNESWDRLQQLLGERTLDEFADEVERRRLRAARLVARSGADLGEAPAGRVTEATLEELKREAEAAREEVLRAGGQLTEREHHLPSVADAEDALAAAERAQKRIERLKDTLDRTIGFLEEAQERVLRDIAPILTQTVLEWLPGVTDDRYTGCRIDPENLLVEVRGPGGRWRSAELLSHGTAEQIYLLLRFALSRHLTGEGESCPLILDDVVAASDAVRKQAVLRTLHALARSTQVILFTHEDDVRDWAREHLAGSDARLIELTERRNGPAAAT; encoded by the coding sequence ATGCGCTTCGAGTCCGTGACGGCCCACCGCTTCGGCCCCTTCCGCGACGAGACGCTGGAACTGGCGCCGGGAATGAACGTTGTCTTCGGACGCAACGAGGCCGGCAAATCGTCCTGGCACGCGGCGCTGTACGCCGGGCTCTGCGGCATGCGGCGCGGCAAGGGGGCGATGCGGAAGGAGGAGAAGAGGTTCGCGGAGCGCCACAAACCGTGGGACGGCGACGAGTGGGAGATCGGCGCCGTCGTCGCCCTCGAGGACGGGCGGCGCGTGGAGTTGAGGCACGACCTCGCGGGAAGGATCGAGAGTTCCGCGGAGGACACGAGCGTCGCGGGACGGGACTATTCGCACGAGATCCTGTTCGACGGGGCGCCGGACGGGTCGCGGTGGCTGGGTCTGAACCGCCGCTCGTTTCTCGCCACGGCCTGTGTGCGCCAGGCGGACATTCTCAAGGTCCGGGACGATCCCGAATCGCTGCAGGAAGACATGCAGCGCGCGGCGGCGACGGCGGGGGTGGACCAGACGGCGGCTGCCGCTCTGCAACGGCTCGAGGACGTTCTCCGCGAACGCGTCGGGTCTACCCGAGCTCCGACGAAGCCGCTCATGACGACCGCGCGGGGGGTGTCGGAGGCGCGCGAGGCTCTGGAGGCGGCCCGCGAGGCGCACCGCGATTTCCAGGAGCGTCGGGCCGAAGTTGAAACGCTGGAACGAGCGGCGACGAAAGCCCGGCGCCGCGTGGAGGCGGCGGAGGCCGCGCTCGTGAGCGTGGAGGCGGAGGCGCTCGCGGAGCGGCTGCGGGAGGCGCGGACCCTGCACGAGAAGTTCCCCGACGGGGCGCCGCACCCGATTCCCGAGGGCGGCGGGCTGACGAGAGCCGTCACCGAAGCGCTCACCACGTGGCGTAACCTCCCGGCTCCGGTAGAGCTGACCGGGCCCTCGGCGCGCGAGATCGAGGAGACGGTCGAGGGGGCCGATGCGGAGCTTGCGGCGGCGCGGGCGGTCGTCGCGGAGGCCTCCGCCGCGGAAGCCGAGGCTCGGCTCGCCGGTGCGCGTGCACTGCAGGCGCTCTTCCCGGACGGCGGCCCGCGGGTCTCCCCGGAGGAGGACGCGCGCCTGGGAGAGATCCGCGACGCGCTCCGCGCCTGGGAGTCGCTCCCGCCGGCTGAAGCGCCGGCCGGCCGGAGCGTGGAGGAACTCGAGGAAGAGTTGGCCAGCCTCGATGAGAGACGACGGACGCCCCCCATGGAACGTCCGGCCGCCCGACCCGCGATGTGGCTGGCATCTTCGGCGGTCGTGGCGGCGGGCGGCCTCATTCTCGCGCTGCTGGCGCCCGATTCGCGCTCCGCGGGGCTGATCCTGTTCGCCGTCGGGGCGGGAGGCGTCCTGTCGCACAGGTTCGCGAGGACGCGCACCGACCGCTCGGAGATCGCGCTCGCCCTGGACGTGCGCCACGACAGTCTTCGGCGCGAACTCGCGTCGGCGCACGCGGAACGGAAGCGCTACGAGGACGGGCGCCGGCATCGTCGCGAGGCGATCGGCCGCATGCGCGAACTCGCCGATCCGGAGAGCGCGGCGGCCGCCGAGCCGGAAACGCTCGCGGACGCCCTGCGCCGCCAGGCGGAGTCCCGGCAGGCCGGACGAGAAAAGGCCGCGCGGCTGGGCGCGCAGTGGGACGAGCTTCAGGGGCTGCTGGGCGGTTCGTCCCTCGACGCACTTGTCGCCGAGACGGATCGGCTGCGTGACGCGGCCGTTGCCCTCGTCGCGGATGCGGCCGAGACCGCGCTCGCGGACGCGAGGGCGCGAGGCATCACGCGGGCAGAGTTGGGCGAACTCGAGCGGCGGACCGCGGAACGACGCCGAGCATGGAGCGACGAGCGGGCCCGGCGCCTGGCGGCGGAGACGCGCGACGCACAGCGGTCGGAACGTGCCGCCGAGGCCGCGGACAAGCTGCGCGGAGCCGGCGCGCGGGTCGGCGTGACGGCCGAAGATCCCGGAGATCTGGCGGCCGCGCTGGAGGAGTGGCGCGCCGGCCGGGAGCGGGTGCTCGAGGAAGCCGGCGAGCGCAACGAGTCGTGGGATCGCCTGCAACAGTTGCTCGGCGAGCGGACGCTGGATGAGTTCGCGGACGAGGTGGAGCGACGCCGCCTCCGGGCTGCCCGGCTCGTCGCCCGGAGCGGAGCGGACCTCGGCGAGGCTCCGGCGGGACGGGTCACCGAGGCGACGCTGGAGGAGCTGAAACGGGAAGCGGAGGCGGCCCGCGAGGAGGTGCTGCGCGCGGGCGGCCAGCTCACCGAACGCGAACACCATCTCCCCAGCGTCGCGGACGCGGAAGACGCGCTGGCGGCGGCCGAACGGGCACAGAAGAGGATCGAGCGTCTCAAGGACACGCTGGACCGCACGATCGGATTCCTCGAAGAGGCGCAGGAGCGCGTGCTGCGCGACATCGCGCCCATCCTGACGCAGACCGTGCTCGAGTGGCTGCCCGGAGTGACGGACGACCGCTACACCGGATGCCGCATCGACCCCGAGAATCTTCTCGTTGAGGTCCGGGGGCCGGGCGGGCGCTGGCGTTCCGCCGAACTGCTCTCCCATGGCACGGCGGAGCAGATCTACCTGCTGCTCAGGTTCGCGCTCTCACGGCATCTCACCGGGGAAGGCGAGAGCTGTCCGCTCATCCTCGATGATGTCGTCGCCGCTTCCGACGCGGTACGGAAACAGGCGGTACTGCGCACGCTGCACGCCCTCGCGCGCTCGACCCAGGTCATCCTCTTCACGCACGAGGATGATGTGCGGGACTGGGCACGGGAGCACCTCGCGGGATCCGACGCCCGCCTCATCGAACTCACCGAGCGGAGGAACGGGCCGGCCGCCGCTACTTGA
- a CDS encoding MlaD family protein, which produces MLRTDLSSHASRIRARRGLVLIAFAIVLSATISVIEVIVRATLEGPRITAMAHSAEGLGPGSAVWVAGRSVGRVLSISFQPPEANRRDAPFESHVVIEAVIDRVAEPILRADATADVRPSDLVAPVVLSVNPGTGSAPPWNYSDTLRASGPPIEPETVMALADSLLRAVRTLEVDASAARDMLGSDQGSLARLREDPGTLAGLRSSLESLEELFQRDFHRSSLVRLATDTLVSAAARRAQERLAAWEASPQLANGVGNLESTVEALDAVMSRVASIVERLDRGEGTAGRALVDGEIRRQLDALRTAAAELAEDLGYNPSRWLRIRVF; this is translated from the coding sequence ATGCTCCGGACGGACCTCTCTTCTCACGCCTCACGCATCCGGGCCCGGCGGGGCCTGGTCCTGATTGCCTTCGCCATCGTCCTTTCGGCGACGATCTCCGTCATCGAGGTCATCGTCCGCGCGACGCTCGAAGGCCCGCGAATCACGGCGATGGCCCATTCGGCGGAGGGGCTTGGGCCGGGTTCCGCGGTCTGGGTGGCCGGGAGGTCGGTGGGCCGCGTGCTGTCGATTTCCTTCCAGCCTCCTGAAGCGAACCGCCGCGATGCGCCATTCGAGAGCCATGTCGTGATCGAAGCCGTCATCGACCGGGTCGCCGAACCCATCCTGCGAGCGGATGCCACCGCCGACGTTCGACCTTCGGATCTCGTGGCGCCCGTCGTCCTCTCCGTGAACCCGGGCACGGGCTCCGCACCTCCCTGGAACTACTCGGATACGCTGCGCGCTTCGGGTCCGCCAATCGAACCGGAGACGGTCATGGCGCTGGCGGATTCGCTGCTGCGGGCGGTGCGTACGCTCGAGGTCGACGCCTCCGCGGCGCGGGACATGCTCGGTTCGGATCAGGGCTCGCTCGCCCGTCTTCGCGAGGATCCGGGCACGCTGGCCGGACTCCGAAGCAGTCTCGAGTCGCTGGAGGAACTGTTTCAGCGGGACTTTCATCGCTCATCGCTCGTTCGGCTCGCCACGGACACGCTCGTGAGCGCGGCCGCGCGACGCGCACAGGAACGGCTCGCGGCCTGGGAGGCGTCCCCGCAACTTGCGAACGGCGTCGGCAATCTCGAATCGACGGTCGAGGCGCTGGACGCGGTGATGTCTCGAGTCGCATCGATCGTCGAGCGGCTGGACCGCGGCGAGGGGACCGCGGGCCGGGCCCTCGTGGATGGCGAGATCCGACGACAACTCGACGCCCTCCGCACCGCGGCCGCAGAGCTGGCCGAAGATCTCGGCTACAACCCGTCGCGCTGGCTACGCATCCGCGTCTTCTAG
- the rho gene encoding transcription termination factor Rho codes for MDIAELKSKSIGELHDMAEELDIHNFSGLRKQDLIFRIEQNLLDSDIVLRGEGVLEILPEGYGFLRSQDWNYLYGPDDIYVSPSQIKRFDMRTGDTIQGRVRPPKEGERYLALLKVETLNGVDPDKAKHRIAFDNLRPRYPEERLVLEQEDGDVSMRILDLIAPIGKGQRSLIVSPPKAGKTILLQKIANAIVANQPDAKVIVLLIDERPEEVTDMEENVPAEIISSTFDEPADRHTQVAEMVIEKAKRLVEYQHDVVILLDSITRLARAYNTTVPHSGKILSGGVDANALHRPKRFFGAARNIEEGGSLTIIATALIETGSRMDEVIFEEFKGTGNSEVLLDRQISDKRIYPAIDLNRSSTRKEELLLNEVELNRMYLLRNFLSDMPPAEAIQFMIERLQRTDTNQEFLDSMAGG; via the coding sequence ATGGACATCGCCGAACTCAAGTCGAAGTCGATCGGCGAGCTTCATGACATGGCCGAAGAACTCGACATCCACAACTTCTCGGGCCTTCGAAAACAGGACCTGATCTTTCGGATCGAACAGAATCTCCTCGATTCCGACATCGTCCTCCGGGGCGAGGGCGTCCTCGAGATTCTGCCGGAGGGCTACGGCTTCCTGCGGAGTCAGGACTGGAACTACCTGTACGGCCCGGACGACATCTACGTCTCCCCGTCGCAGATCAAGCGCTTCGACATGCGGACGGGGGACACGATCCAGGGACGCGTGCGGCCGCCGAAGGAGGGAGAGCGTTACCTCGCGCTGTTGAAGGTGGAGACGCTCAACGGCGTGGACCCGGACAAGGCAAAGCACCGGATCGCGTTCGACAACCTCCGGCCGCGCTATCCGGAGGAACGGCTCGTCCTCGAGCAGGAGGACGGCGATGTGTCGATGCGGATTCTCGACCTTATCGCGCCGATCGGTAAGGGCCAGCGGAGCCTCATCGTATCGCCGCCCAAGGCCGGAAAGACGATTCTTCTGCAGAAGATCGCAAACGCGATCGTCGCGAACCAGCCGGACGCGAAGGTGATCGTACTCCTCATCGACGAGCGGCCCGAGGAAGTCACGGACATGGAGGAGAACGTTCCGGCCGAGATCATCTCATCCACGTTCGATGAACCGGCCGACCGTCACACGCAGGTGGCGGAAATGGTGATCGAGAAGGCCAAACGGCTGGTCGAATACCAGCACGACGTCGTGATCCTCCTCGATTCGATCACGCGCCTCGCGCGGGCCTACAACACGACGGTCCCCCACTCGGGCAAGATCCTCTCCGGCGGCGTGGATGCGAACGCGCTCCACCGGCCGAAGCGCTTCTTCGGCGCGGCGCGAAACATCGAGGAGGGAGGCAGCCTCACGATCATCGCGACGGCGCTGATTGAGACGGGCAGCCGGATGGACGAGGTCATCTTCGAGGAATTCAAGGGCACGGGGAACAGCGAAGTTCTGCTGGACCGCCAGATCTCCGACAAGCGGATCTACCCCGCGATCGACCTCAACCGCTCGAGCACGCGCAAGGAGGAACTCCTCCTGAACGAGGTCGAACTCAACCGGATGTACCTGCTGCGGAACTTCCTCTCCGACATGCCGCCGGCCGAGGCGATTCAGTTCATGATCGAGCGGCTGCAGCGTACGGACACGAACCAGGAGTTCCTCGACTCGATGGCGGGCGGATAG
- the gyrA gene encoding DNA gyrase subunit A, translated as MTQGTLQHERIERRALEQEMRESFIDYSMSVIVQRALPDARDGLKPVHRRILYAMLEEGMRPSRPHKKSATVVGDVLGRYHPHGDGAVYDTIVRMVQDFSLRYPLIDGQGNFGSIDGDSAAAYRYTEVRMTSVAMDLLADIERDTVDMRPNFDGRLTEPAVLPSRLPHLLLNGSDGIAVGMATKIPPHNAGELLAAVDHLVANPQCDSEELLARLPGPDFPTGGYIWGRAGIESAYRTGRGRLDMRAKVHLEEGRFGKSSLIVTELPYQVNKTRVIEQITRLVRAGRADAITDLRDESDRDGIRLVIELKRDAEPKRVLATLFKKTQLRYTFGVIMLALVDGKPEELDLRRVLGTWIDHRLSVIRRGAAHDLARARDRAHVVEGLRTALDEIDRVIDIIRGSRTPPDAREKLLSAFDLTARQADAILAMRLVRLTGLERDKLAEELRALREEITRLTALVEDETSRRGFLREEIRDLAHLYNDPRRTEILDGDGEFRLSKGGGGEAQLVLVSRGGYVKAQPAATGGGMAGAEVLSTREGDFARHAFLARGTHTLLAVTARGNAHALPVSALPRGTRSSRGRHLEEFIELEPGDEIVALLAVEMFADDRFLVVATRRGHVKRSALSGYANARSAGIIAAGLARGDEIAAAFVTEGSSDLLFATRSGQAIRFPESAIRTMGRTARGVKAIELASGDVVVAAAAPRADSDLLVATSAGYGKRIPFTEFKVQGRAGKGFTILPERARTGGLVGFAEAHDADELAWELSDGSVEATSAASVIRRSPREAGRPAVRLPAGVAVGAVHPMHSGRRVRTGPPSHGEAGEDAFRELPSGGKDSQAQLEFEA; from the coding sequence GTGACGCAAGGCACCCTGCAGCACGAACGCATCGAACGCCGCGCCCTTGAGCAGGAGATGCGCGAGTCGTTCATCGACTACTCGATGAGCGTCATCGTGCAGCGCGCGCTCCCGGATGCCCGCGACGGCCTGAAGCCGGTTCATCGCCGGATCCTGTACGCAATGCTGGAAGAGGGGATGCGCCCCTCGCGGCCGCACAAGAAGAGCGCGACGGTCGTGGGCGACGTGCTGGGCCGGTATCACCCGCACGGGGATGGCGCCGTATACGACACCATCGTCCGCATGGTCCAGGACTTCTCGCTGCGCTATCCGCTCATCGACGGCCAGGGCAACTTCGGCTCGATCGATGGCGATTCCGCGGCCGCCTATCGCTACACGGAAGTGCGGATGACGTCGGTGGCGATGGATCTCCTCGCCGACATCGAGCGCGACACCGTCGACATGCGGCCCAACTTCGACGGGCGCCTGACCGAACCGGCGGTTCTGCCCTCCCGGCTGCCGCACCTCCTGCTGAACGGCAGCGACGGGATCGCGGTCGGCATGGCGACGAAGATCCCGCCGCACAACGCCGGGGAACTCCTCGCCGCGGTCGACCACCTCGTCGCGAACCCGCAGTGCGACAGCGAGGAACTGCTCGCCCGCCTGCCCGGGCCGGACTTCCCGACGGGCGGATACATCTGGGGCCGGGCCGGCATCGAGTCCGCCTACCGGACCGGGCGCGGACGACTCGACATGCGCGCCAAGGTCCACCTCGAGGAGGGCAGGTTCGGGAAGAGTTCGCTGATCGTCACCGAACTCCCCTACCAGGTGAACAAGACTCGCGTCATCGAGCAGATCACGAGGCTCGTGCGCGCCGGGCGTGCCGACGCGATCACCGACCTGCGCGACGAGTCCGACCGCGACGGGATCCGGCTCGTGATCGAGCTCAAGCGCGACGCGGAGCCGAAGAGGGTGCTCGCAACCCTGTTCAAGAAGACGCAGCTCCGGTACACGTTCGGCGTCATCATGCTCGCCCTCGTCGATGGCAAGCCCGAGGAGCTGGATCTGAGGAGGGTCCTCGGTACCTGGATCGACCATCGCCTCTCCGTCATCAGGCGCGGCGCGGCGCATGACCTCGCGCGCGCCCGGGATCGCGCGCACGTCGTCGAGGGGCTGCGCACGGCGCTCGACGAAATCGATCGCGTCATCGACATCATCCGCGGCTCAAGGACGCCGCCCGACGCGCGGGAGAAGCTCCTCTCGGCGTTCGACCTCACGGCGCGGCAGGCGGACGCGATCCTCGCGATGCGGCTGGTGCGGCTGACGGGCCTGGAGCGGGACAAGCTGGCGGAGGAACTGAGGGCGCTGCGAGAGGAGATCACGCGCCTGACCGCCCTTGTGGAGGACGAGACGTCCCGGCGGGGCTTCCTGAGAGAGGAGATCCGGGATCTCGCGCACCTCTACAACGACCCGCGGCGGACGGAGATCCTCGACGGCGACGGGGAGTTCCGGCTGTCGAAGGGTGGCGGCGGCGAGGCGCAGCTGGTGCTCGTGAGTCGCGGCGGCTACGTGAAGGCGCAGCCCGCCGCGACAGGAGGAGGGATGGCGGGCGCCGAAGTGCTGTCAACCCGCGAGGGCGACTTCGCGCGCCATGCCTTCCTGGCGCGGGGGACGCATACGCTCCTCGCGGTCACGGCCCGTGGCAACGCGCATGCGCTACCCGTGTCGGCGCTGCCGCGGGGCACGCGGAGCTCCCGGGGCCGTCACCTCGAGGAGTTCATCGAGCTGGAGCCGGGAGACGAGATCGTCGCGCTGCTCGCGGTCGAGATGTTCGCCGATGACCGATTCCTCGTGGTGGCCACAAGACGGGGTCACGTGAAGCGCTCGGCGCTGTCCGGGTACGCGAACGCTCGCAGCGCGGGCATCATCGCAGCCGGGCTCGCGCGCGGCGACGAGATCGCGGCCGCGTTCGTCACCGAAGGGAGCAGTGACCTCCTGTTCGCGACGCGATCCGGCCAGGCAATCCGCTTCCCCGAGTCCGCCATTCGAACGATGGGGCGCACGGCCCGCGGAGTTAAAGCCATCGAGCTCGCGTCCGGCGATGTGGTGGTCGCGGCGGCGGCTCCGCGCGCGGATTCCGATCTGCTCGTGGCGACGTCCGCCGGGTACGGCAAGCGGATCCCGTTCACCGAATTCAAGGTCCAGGGCCGGGCGGGCAAGGGCTTCACCATCCTCCCCGAGCGAGCGCGGACCGGCGGTCTCGTCGGATTCGCGGAGGCGCACGACGCGGACGAGTTGGCCTGGGAACTGTCCGATGGGTCCGTAGAGGCGACATCGGCGGCCAGCGTGATCCGTCGCTCACCCCGCGAGGCCGGGCGCCCGGCCGTGCGGCTGCCGGCCGGCGTTGCGGTCGGGGCGGTGCACCCGATGCACTCGGGACGCCGTGTGCGCACCGGACCTCCTTCCCACGGAGAAGCCGGCGAGGATGCCTTTCGGGAACTGCCCTCGGGCGGTAAGGATTCGCAGGCCCAGTTGGAGTTCGAAGCATAG